The Mycolicibacterium mageritense genome contains a region encoding:
- the hpf gene encoding ribosome hibernation-promoting factor, HPF/YfiA family yields the protein MSTNSLDSGRTMVVEDRDTEATPEPNAEVVVKGRNVEVPDHFRIYVAEKLSRLERFDRTIYLFDVELDHERNRRQRKNCQHVEITARGRGPVVRGEACADSFYAALESAAGKLEARLRRSKDRRKIHYGDKTPVSLHEATAQDPLQGASAPEPVAETVETDGLDDHEPGRVVRTKEHPAKPMTVDDALYEMELVGHDFFLFHDKESDKPSVVYRRHAYDYGLIRLA from the coding sequence ATGTCAACCAATTCCCTGGATTCAGGCCGCACCATGGTGGTCGAGGATCGCGATACGGAAGCCACCCCGGAACCCAACGCAGAGGTCGTGGTCAAGGGGCGCAACGTGGAGGTTCCCGATCACTTCCGCATCTATGTCGCGGAAAAGCTGTCGCGCCTGGAGCGATTCGACCGGACCATATATCTCTTCGACGTCGAACTTGACCACGAACGCAACCGTCGGCAGCGCAAGAACTGCCAGCATGTGGAGATCACCGCCCGCGGGAGAGGCCCTGTCGTGCGCGGTGAGGCCTGCGCTGACAGTTTCTACGCCGCCCTGGAATCAGCAGCGGGCAAACTCGAGGCCAGACTGCGCCGTAGCAAGGACCGGCGCAAGATCCACTATGGCGACAAGACGCCCGTATCGCTGCACGAGGCCACCGCGCAAGATCCGCTGCAGGGCGCTTCGGCGCCGGAGCCGGTGGCGGAGACCGTCGAAACCGACGGCCTCGACGATCACGAACCCGGCCGGGTCGTACGCACCAAGGAACACCCGGCCAAACCCATGACCGTGGATGACGCCCTCTACGAGATGGAGCTCGTCGGCCACGACTTCTTCCTGTTCCATGACAAGGAGAGCGACAAACCTTCGGTGGTGTACCGCCGTCACGCATACGACTACGGCCTCATCCGCCTGGCCTGA